The genomic region CGACTCCGACGAGCTCTGGTCGCTCCCCGGCTATGGCGGCGTCGTGCCGCGCATCAGGCCGCAGTACCCCATCGTCAGCCTGGACGACCCTGATGTCCTCTGCTTCATGGTGCACAAGTTCCCATACCATATGGAGGACGTTGACGGCGACCATACGATACGGCTGATCGAGGTGGACACCAAGCGCATGGAGCTGCGGTCCGTCTTCTGTTATGGCGACTTCTGCTCTTCCCCCGACTTCATCCCCTGCATGATCTCCCAGTACTTCGCTCGCAGCCGTCCTCCGGCAAAGCGCCATGAGCAAGTACCGACGGCGGTGGCGACAACAGCAGTTAAACTCAACTTGTCGGCCATGGCTTCTCCTGGGGAGATGTTGGCGACCCTTCGGGAGATAGGTGACCTGACGCCTGATGACATGCTGAGAATGTATAGCATTCTTTCGTGTGATGGGAGCCAGCTCAAGTTCAGGTTACTTTTGGCACTTCCCAAAGACATGAGGAAGGATTACTGCCTCGTGCTTATGGAAACCCGTCTTTAATTAATTTCATTCAACAAAGGTGCGTACATACATACTCATGATGCGATCGCCATGCTTGGCATCTTTCTGAAATAAATACAGCGTGAACTCGACCATATTACTCTCAGTTGTGTACTCGCAACGAAATTCAAATGTTGGTAAAAGTTTCCGAATCATATTTGTATTTTGCTTTCTTATTCTATAAGATATGTATCTTTATTTTTGAATTATATCTAATTTATATTAGATCAATAAAGCATTGGATATAAATAGTCTGGACACTTGACATAACATGACCTCTGAAAAAGTTTGCACACTTTTACACCACCACATAATTAGCTCCTCGACATCCTTAACATGTTGCCACTGGGATCGGAACAGTATACATAGATGCAGTTTAGCTCAGTTGCCACTGTACATCAGATTATCCTTTGTTGGCATATAGGACCCAACAATAAGCTTCACCTTGCAGAATCCAAGGTTGCAAGTACCACTACTGGAATTTTCGTATATGCCGAGTGTGGGCGTCTTCACCGAGAGTCAAAACACGGGCACTCGGCAAACTAAACGACGCCGAGAACAGCACTCGGCAAACCTGGCCTCACGGCAACTGCTTTCTTTGCCGTCACTGGCTCACGTCGAACAAGCACTGAACGGCAAACGGCACAGATGCCGAGAGCCGCGCACGGCAAAGAGGAGCCACGTGGCATGTCCGTTCGCACCAGATGGCTCCCTCAGTTAGCACCAGACTACTCTCAGTAAACGAGCagttgccgagagtggctctctgTATAGATAAGGCCAccatcaaagtttagtcccacatcgccccCCGAGCAAGTCCTGCACCTGCTTAAATACCTTAATCTATTAGATTGTTACAAGCGTGGGTCTTCCTTGCACTCTATTTGGAGGATATGCAAGATGAGTATGATTTATCATC from Triticum aestivum cultivar Chinese Spring chromosome 4A, IWGSC CS RefSeq v2.1, whole genome shotgun sequence harbors:
- the LOC123082944 gene encoding uncharacterized protein gives rise to the protein MCILSDGGGSVRFVQVLPRCCCGCPGATFCSRSRYAFNITTWTLRMDDMTTWDKVGVVDSDELWSLPGYGGVVPRIRPQYPIVSLDDPDVLCFMVHKFPYHMEDVDGDHTIRLIEVDTKRMELRSVFCYGDFCSSPDFIPCMISQYFARSRPPAKRHEQVPTAVATTAVKLNLSAMASPGEMLATLREIGDLTPDDMLRMYSILSCDGSQLKFRLLLALPKDMRKDYCLVLMETRL